One Aegilops tauschii subsp. strangulata cultivar AL8/78 chromosome 7, Aet v6.0, whole genome shotgun sequence genomic window carries:
- the LOC141026723 gene encoding uncharacterized protein — protein sequence MVCSPQVVPSPSSLPPPPFHFGNLITIKLSSDNYIFWRQDQVNLSSIQGSLTPAVAGLIVFAKTSHEAWTILQRSFAAQSQARVSALRRQLGECEKLDSTATEFYNKVMGHADTLASIGQPLTDSEFNSFIVNGLDEEYDALVEIINERATRLP from the exons ATGGTGTGTTCACCTCAGGTAGTCCCCTCGCCGAGCtcgttgccgccgccgccgtttcaCTTTGGCAACCTCATCACCATCAAGCTGTCATCGGACAACTACATCTTCTGGC GGCAGGACCAGGTGAACCTCTCCTCCATCCAGGGGTCGCTTACTCCGGCTGTGGCCGGGCTCATCGTCTTTGCCAAGACGTCTCATGAGGCATGGACTATCCTTCAGCGCTCGTTTGCGGCGCAGTCTCAGGCTCGGGTCTCCGCGCTTCGTCGTCAGCTTGGCGAGTGTGAGAAGCTCGACTCCACGGCCACGGAGTTCTACAACAAGGTCATGGGCCATGCCGACACGTTGGCCTCCATCGGACAGCCGCTCACCGACTCCGAGTTCAACTCCTTCATCGTCAACGGACTTGACGAGGAGTACGATGCCTTGGTCGAAATCATCAACGAACGGGCAACTCGACTCCCATGA